Proteins from a genomic interval of Hydrogenophaga sp. PAMC20947:
- a CDS encoding MoxR family ATPase codes for MVEPVSGFASIDELTHALQGVGYHAPRQLATSVYLAMKLQRPLLLEGEPGVGKTELAKALAKVLGRPLLRLQCYDGMEQREALYEWNHTAQLLHMRAAQDTNTADEIEREVYQPRYLIRRPLLQALQAPAPGAVLLIDEVDRADEPFEAFLLEYLGEYQVSIPELGTIKAEVAPLTILTSNRTRDLNDAVKRRCLYQWMDYPERERELAIVQSQVPEAGPALTEQITQFVSRLRSMPFVNAFQRSPGIAESVEWAKALVALDTLTLDPEVVQDTAGILFKQREDVAALIPLIDELLQPDPA; via the coding sequence ATGGTTGAACCTGTTTCCGGATTTGCAAGCATCGATGAACTGACCCACGCCCTGCAAGGCGTGGGTTACCACGCGCCGCGCCAGCTCGCCACTTCCGTTTATCTCGCCATGAAGCTGCAGCGCCCGCTGCTGCTGGAAGGCGAGCCGGGCGTGGGCAAAACCGAGCTGGCAAAGGCGCTGGCCAAAGTGCTGGGTCGACCGCTGTTGCGACTGCAGTGTTACGACGGCATGGAACAGCGCGAGGCCTTGTATGAATGGAACCACACGGCACAGCTGCTGCACATGCGCGCGGCACAAGACACCAACACCGCCGATGAGATCGAGCGCGAGGTGTACCAGCCCCGCTACCTGATTCGCCGACCGCTGCTGCAAGCGTTGCAGGCGCCCGCGCCGGGCGCGGTGTTGCTGATAGACGAAGTCGACCGGGCCGACGAGCCCTTCGAGGCGTTCCTGCTGGAGTACCTGGGCGAATACCAGGTGAGCATCCCGGAGCTGGGCACAATCAAAGCCGAAGTCGCCCCTTTGACCATTCTCACCAGCAACCGCACGCGCGACCTGAACGACGCCGTGAAACGCCGTTGCCTGTACCAGTGGATGGACTACCCGGAGCGCGAACGCGAGCTGGCCATCGTGCAAAGCCAGGTGCCCGAAGCCGGGCCAGCGCTCACCGAGCAGATCACGCAATTCGTCTCGCGCTTGCGCTCCATGCCATTTGTCAATGCCTTTCAGCGCAGCCCCGGCATTGCCGAGAGCGTGGAGTGGGCCAAAGCACTGGTGGCGCTGGACACGCTCACGCTCGACCCCGAGGTGGTGCAAGACACGGCCGGCATTTTGTTCAAACAGCGTGAAGACGTGGCCGCGCTCATCCCACTGATCGACGAGTTGCTGCAACCCGATCCCGCATAG
- a CDS encoding xanthine dehydrogenase family protein subunit M, protein MYAFAYERPASMADALAKISAGGQALAGGQTLIASLKQRLAQPESLIDLAGVAELSGIKKDGNSLVIGAMTRHETVADSADVQAMIPALAALAGGIGDRQVRAMGTMGGSVANNDPAACYPSAVLGLGATVQTNKRSIAADDFFQGMYTTALEEGELITAIHFPAPQKAAYAKFRQPASRFALVGVFVAQTANGVRVAITGAGNGVFRHAGLEAALSKSFTPEAVEGVAIDAGELNGDLHASAAYRAQLVKVQTQKAVQQANG, encoded by the coding sequence ATGTACGCATTCGCATACGAACGCCCCGCCTCCATGGCAGACGCGCTGGCCAAGATCTCGGCCGGTGGCCAAGCCTTGGCCGGTGGGCAGACCCTGATCGCTTCGCTCAAGCAGCGTCTGGCCCAGCCGGAAAGTCTGATCGACCTGGCCGGCGTCGCCGAGCTCAGCGGCATCAAAAAAGACGGCAACTCACTGGTGATTGGTGCCATGACGCGCCATGAGACCGTGGCCGACAGCGCCGATGTGCAAGCCATGATCCCCGCGCTCGCCGCACTCGCAGGCGGCATCGGTGACCGCCAGGTGCGGGCCATGGGCACCATGGGCGGGTCGGTGGCCAACAACGATCCGGCTGCGTGCTACCCCAGCGCCGTGCTCGGCCTCGGTGCCACCGTGCAAACCAACAAACGCAGCATCGCCGCCGATGACTTCTTTCAAGGCATGTACACAACCGCGCTGGAAGAAGGCGAACTGATCACCGCGATCCACTTCCCTGCCCCGCAAAAAGCGGCCTACGCCAAGTTCCGCCAGCCGGCCTCGCGCTTTGCACTGGTCGGCGTGTTTGTCGCACAAACGGCCAACGGTGTGCGCGTGGCGATCACGGGCGCAGGCAATGGCGTGTTCCGCCATGCGGGGCTGGAAGCGGCCCTTTCCAAGAGCTTCACCCCTGAGGCGGTTGAAGGCGTGGCCATCGATGCAGGTGAGCTCAATGGCGACCTCCACGCCAGTGCCGCTTACCGCGCGCAGTTGGTCAAGGTTCAAACCCAGAAAGCAGTGCAGCAAGCCAATGGTTGA
- a CDS encoding xanthine dehydrogenase family protein molybdopterin-binding subunit: MGASDFANLPHIGESVRRKEDYRFLTGAGQYTDDIVLANMSHCYFVRSPHAHAKVRSVNKTAALAAPGVIGILDGQDVAADKINGLPCGWLITSTDGQPMKEPAHPILALDTVRYVGDHVAMVVAETLEQARNAAELVEVDYEPLGAVVDVRDAQAAGAPASHEIAPDNHCYKWAIGDKGEVDKAFVGAAHVTKLDLVNNRLAPNPMEPRAAIGHYNRAGDDYTLYVANQNPHVERLLLTAFVMGLPEHKVRVIAPDVGGGFGAKIFLYAEDVCLTWASKKLNRPIKWTCDRSEAFLCDAHGRDHVSHAELAMDKDGKFLAFRVHTDANMGAYLSTFAPAVPTILYATLLAGQYKTPQVYVEVDAWFTNTSPVDAYRGAGRPEATYLLERIVSRAAWEMGLSQDEIRRRNFITEFPYQTPVALQYDTGDFNACMDKSQELADVAGLEARKAESKSKGLLRGVGYSSYIEACGLAPSNVAGALGARAGLFECGEVRVHPTGSVTVFTGSHSHGQGHETTFAQVVAARLGLTPDQVDIVHGDTGRVPFGMGTYGSRSISVGGAAIMRALDKIEAKAKKIAAHLMEASDTDIDFAGGEFKVKGTDKMVTFGQVALTAYVPHNYPLDKLEPGLNETAFYDPTNFTFPAGTYICEVEIDPATGVVRVDRFTAVDDFGTIINPMVVEGQVHGGVVQGIGQALMEHCVYDRETGQLVTGSYMDYTMPRADDFPNIVIGHVCTPCTTNPLGTKGCGEAGAIGSPPAVINAVLDALAPLGVKDIDMPASPNRVWQAIQNAKA, from the coding sequence ATGGGTGCTTCCGACTTTGCCAATTTGCCCCACATCGGGGAATCCGTCCGCCGCAAGGAGGACTACCGCTTTCTGACCGGCGCCGGTCAATACACCGACGACATCGTGCTGGCCAACATGAGCCATTGCTACTTCGTGCGCTCGCCCCACGCCCACGCCAAAGTCCGCAGCGTCAACAAAACCGCTGCACTGGCCGCGCCCGGCGTGATCGGCATCCTGGACGGCCAGGATGTGGCCGCCGACAAGATCAACGGGTTGCCGTGCGGGTGGCTGATCACCAGCACCGACGGCCAGCCGATGAAAGAGCCCGCTCACCCCATTTTGGCTTTGGACACCGTGCGCTACGTGGGCGACCACGTGGCCATGGTGGTGGCCGAAACGCTCGAGCAAGCGCGCAATGCGGCTGAGTTGGTCGAAGTCGATTACGAGCCACTGGGCGCCGTGGTCGATGTGCGCGATGCACAGGCCGCTGGTGCGCCAGCTTCGCACGAAATCGCGCCCGACAACCATTGCTACAAATGGGCCATTGGCGACAAAGGGGAAGTGGACAAGGCGTTTGTGGGCGCTGCCCATGTGACCAAGCTCGACCTGGTCAACAACCGCCTCGCCCCCAACCCCATGGAGCCCCGCGCGGCCATCGGGCACTACAACCGGGCCGGTGACGACTACACGTTGTACGTCGCCAACCAAAACCCCCACGTCGAGCGGCTGCTGTTGACGGCGTTCGTGATGGGCCTGCCCGAGCACAAAGTGCGCGTGATCGCGCCCGACGTGGGCGGTGGTTTCGGAGCGAAAATTTTCCTGTACGCCGAAGACGTGTGCCTGACCTGGGCATCAAAAAAGCTCAACCGCCCCATCAAATGGACCTGTGACCGCTCGGAAGCGTTCTTGTGCGATGCGCATGGCCGCGACCATGTGAGTCACGCCGAGCTGGCCATGGACAAAGACGGCAAGTTTCTCGCTTTCCGTGTGCACACCGACGCCAACATGGGCGCGTATTTGTCCACCTTTGCGCCGGCGGTGCCAACCATTCTTTACGCCACGCTGCTGGCCGGTCAGTACAAGACGCCACAGGTGTATGTGGAGGTAGACGCCTGGTTCACCAACACCTCACCCGTGGATGCCTACCGAGGCGCCGGGCGCCCTGAGGCCACCTACCTGCTGGAGCGCATCGTGAGCCGCGCGGCTTGGGAAATGGGTCTGTCGCAAGACGAAATTCGCCGGCGCAACTTCATCACCGAGTTCCCCTACCAAACCCCGGTGGCGCTGCAATACGACACGGGCGACTTCAACGCCTGCATGGACAAATCCCAGGAGCTGGCCGATGTCGCCGGTCTGGAGGCTCGCAAGGCTGAGTCGAAATCCAAAGGCTTGCTGCGTGGTGTGGGCTACTCCAGCTACATCGAAGCGTGCGGTCTGGCTCCGTCCAACGTGGCGGGTGCGCTGGGCGCGCGCGCTGGCCTGTTCGAGTGTGGCGAAGTGCGCGTGCACCCCACGGGCAGCGTGACGGTGTTCACCGGCTCGCACAGCCATGGCCAAGGCCACGAAACCACGTTCGCGCAGGTTGTGGCCGCTCGCCTGGGCCTCACGCCCGACCAGGTTGATATTGTTCACGGCGATACCGGTCGCGTGCCTTTCGGCATGGGCACTTATGGCTCGCGCTCCATCTCGGTGGGCGGCGCGGCCATCATGCGGGCGCTCGACAAAATCGAAGCCAAGGCCAAGAAAATTGCAGCCCACCTGATGGAGGCCAGCGACACCGATATCGACTTTGCCGGCGGCGAATTCAAGGTCAAAGGCACCGACAAGATGGTCACTTTCGGCCAGGTCGCGTTGACCGCCTACGTGCCACACAACTACCCGCTCGACAAGCTGGAGCCGGGCCTGAACGAAACCGCGTTCTACGATCCGACCAACTTCACCTTTCCGGCCGGCACCTACATCTGTGAAGTGGAGATCGACCCCGCCACCGGCGTGGTGCGCGTGGACCGTTTCACGGCTGTGGATGACTTCGGCACCATCATCAACCCGATGGTGGTTGAAGGCCAGGTGCACGGCGGTGTGGTGCAAGGCATTGGCCAGGCGCTGATGGAACACTGCGTATACGACCGCGAAACGGGCCAGCTCGTGACCGGTTCCTACATGGACTACACCATGCCTCGCGCCGATGATTTCCCCAACATCGTGATCGGCCATGTGTGCACGCCTTGCACCACCAACCCGCTCGGCACCAAAGGTTGCGGCGAAGCGGGGGCCATCGGTTCACCGCCTGCCGTCATCAACGCCGTGCTTGACGCGCTGGCGCCGCTCGGTGTGAAAGACATCGACATGCCCGCCAGCCCGAACCGGGTCTGGCAAGCCATCCAAAACGCAAAAGCCTGA
- a CDS encoding (2Fe-2S)-binding protein yields the protein MQVQLKVNGKAVAIDAAPNTLLVQALRDHLKLTGTHVGCDTGQCGACTVLMNGKAVKSCNMLLAQAADSEVKTIEGMAEADGTMHPMQAAFKECHGLQCGFCTPGMVMSAMDLCERQPNANEQQVREGLEGNICRCTGYQNIVKSVLQGAAAMKS from the coding sequence ATGCAGGTTCAACTCAAGGTCAACGGAAAAGCCGTGGCCATCGACGCAGCGCCCAATACGCTGCTGGTTCAAGCGCTACGCGACCACCTCAAACTCACCGGCACCCATGTGGGTTGCGACACGGGGCAATGTGGCGCCTGCACGGTGCTCATGAACGGCAAGGCGGTCAAGTCTTGCAACATGCTGCTCGCGCAAGCAGCGGATTCTGAAGTCAAAACCATTGAAGGCATGGCCGAAGCCGACGGCACCATGCACCCGATGCAAGCTGCATTCAAGGAATGCCACGGCCTGCAATGCGGTTTCTGCACGCCCGGCATGGTGATGAGCGCCATGGACCTGTGCGAACGCCAGCCCAACGCCAATGAACAACAGGTGCGCGAGGGGCTGGAGGGCAACATCTGCCGTTGCACTGGCTACCAGAACATCGTCAAATCCGTGCTGCAGGGTGCAGCGGCCATGAAGTCTTAA